One stretch of Amycolatopsis sp. NBC_00345 DNA includes these proteins:
- the mfd gene encoding transcription-repair coupling factor codes for MSGLLQAILPDPALRGVVERAGAPLLELQGPVAARQLVAAALAEEPGAGGAGRPVLVVTATGREADELTTSLSALLGRDRVADFPSWETLPHERLSPRADTVGRRLEVLHRLHTGEDELKVVVSTVRSLIQPMAPGLGSLAPVDLVVGEEQSFEGLLERLVELAYSRVDMVEKRGEFAVRGGILDLFGPTAQHPVRIEFWGDEVSEIRAFAVSDQRSLPGEIRHVTAPPCRELLLTGAVKAKAAELAGTYEADAHLAEMLTKLADGIPVEGMEALIPVLCEDELELLTDAMPRGSHVLLADPEKIRARAADLVRTGQEFLEASWTTAAAGGQAPIDLGASAYRDLAGIAKHAQETRRSWWTITQLTTEDPDVFRVAVEPAPAYRGELERAMADLRAHVASGGTGVLVVAGQGTASRAVEQLTGAEVPATLAGDGLTAVPPPGVVTVTCGGLSDGFVSPERALVVLSETDLTGRGANAGVSTKDLNAKMPSRRRNAVDPLALRAGDYVVHEQHGIGRFVEMVQRTVAGATREYLLLEYGSSKRGQPGDRLFVPTDQLDEVSRYVGGELPALNKLGGSDWKNTKARAKKAVKEIAAELVQLYAARQAAPGHPFGPDTPWQGELEDAFPFVETNDQLAAIDEVKSDMERGVPMDRVICGDVGYGKTEIAVRAAFKAVQDGKQVAVLVPTTLLAQQHLNTFAERMQSFPVTIKGLSRFTNKAESDIVLEQLAEGEVDIVIGTHRLLQTGIRYKDLGLVIVDEEQRFGVEHKEHIKALRTHVDVLTMSATPIPRTLEMSLAGIREMSTILTPPEDRHPILTYVGSYDDKQVGAAVRRELLRDGQVFYVHNRVSSIEKAARRIRELVPEARVVTAHGQMNEDKLEKIIQGFWENEYDVLVCTTIVETGLDISNANTLIVERGDLLGLAQLHQLRGRVGRGRERGYAYFLYPPEAPLTETAHDRLATIAQNTELGAGMAVAMKDLEIRGAGNILGAEQSGHIAGVGFDLYVRLVGEAVDAFRRHAGAEPAEDDELAEVRVDLPVDAHIPHDYVPGERLRLEAYRKIAAAPDTAGLDAVREELVDRYGQPPAPVTRLLAVAAFRHTCRAAGVTEVAVQGNTIRFAPLPLADSQLVRLKRLYPKATYKAITNTVSVPKPTEGPAGGRMGTPTLRDEHLLEWCAKLLTHLTKTPAAV; via the coding sequence CTGTCCGGACTCCTCCAAGCCATCCTTCCCGACCCGGCCCTTCGCGGGGTCGTCGAGCGGGCGGGCGCCCCGTTGCTCGAGCTGCAGGGCCCCGTCGCCGCGCGCCAGCTGGTCGCCGCGGCCCTTGCCGAAGAACCCGGCGCGGGCGGCGCCGGCCGTCCCGTCCTCGTGGTCACCGCCACCGGGCGGGAGGCCGATGAGCTGACCACGTCGCTGTCGGCGCTGCTCGGCCGCGACCGGGTCGCCGACTTCCCGTCGTGGGAGACGCTGCCCCACGAACGCCTCTCGCCGCGCGCCGACACCGTCGGCAGGCGGCTGGAGGTGCTGCACCGCCTGCACACGGGCGAAGACGAGCTGAAGGTCGTCGTCTCGACCGTGCGCAGCCTGATCCAGCCGATGGCGCCGGGGCTCGGCTCACTGGCACCGGTCGACCTCGTGGTGGGCGAGGAGCAGAGCTTCGAAGGCCTGCTGGAGCGGCTCGTCGAGCTGGCCTACAGCCGGGTCGACATGGTCGAGAAGCGCGGCGAGTTCGCCGTGCGCGGCGGCATCCTCGACCTGTTCGGGCCCACCGCGCAGCACCCGGTCCGGATCGAGTTCTGGGGCGACGAGGTCAGCGAGATCCGCGCGTTCGCGGTGTCCGACCAGCGCTCGCTGCCCGGCGAGATCCGGCACGTCACCGCGCCGCCGTGCCGTGAGCTGCTGCTCACCGGCGCGGTCAAGGCGAAGGCCGCCGAGTTGGCGGGCACCTACGAGGCCGACGCGCACCTGGCCGAGATGCTCACCAAGCTCGCCGACGGCATCCCGGTGGAGGGCATGGAGGCGCTCATCCCGGTGCTCTGCGAGGACGAGCTGGAGCTGCTCACCGACGCGATGCCGCGGGGCAGCCACGTGCTGCTGGCCGACCCGGAGAAGATCCGCGCCCGCGCCGCCGACCTGGTGCGCACCGGCCAGGAGTTCCTGGAGGCGTCCTGGACCACCGCCGCGGCGGGCGGCCAGGCGCCGATCGACCTCGGCGCGTCGGCCTACCGCGACCTGGCCGGGATCGCCAAGCACGCACAGGAGACCCGGCGCTCCTGGTGGACCATCACCCAGCTGACCACCGAGGACCCGGACGTCTTCCGCGTCGCCGTCGAGCCCGCGCCCGCGTACCGGGGCGAGCTGGAGCGTGCGATGGCGGACCTGCGCGCACACGTCGCGTCGGGCGGCACCGGGGTGCTCGTGGTCGCCGGGCAGGGCACCGCGAGCCGCGCCGTCGAGCAGCTGACGGGCGCCGAGGTCCCGGCCACGCTGGCGGGCGACGGCCTCACGGCGGTCCCGCCGCCCGGCGTCGTCACGGTCACCTGCGGCGGCCTCTCCGACGGCTTCGTGTCGCCGGAGCGGGCGCTCGTCGTGCTGTCGGAGACCGACCTCACCGGCCGCGGCGCGAACGCCGGGGTGTCCACAAAGGACCTCAACGCCAAGATGCCGTCGCGGCGGCGCAACGCCGTCGACCCGCTCGCGCTGCGGGCCGGCGACTACGTGGTGCACGAGCAGCACGGCATCGGCCGGTTCGTGGAGATGGTGCAGCGCACCGTCGCCGGTGCCACGCGCGAGTACCTGCTGCTGGAGTACGGGTCGTCGAAGCGCGGCCAGCCGGGCGACCGGCTCTTCGTGCCCACCGACCAGCTCGACGAGGTCTCCCGCTACGTCGGCGGCGAGCTGCCCGCGCTGAACAAGCTGGGCGGCTCCGACTGGAAGAACACCAAGGCCAGGGCCAAGAAGGCGGTCAAGGAGATCGCCGCCGAGCTGGTCCAGCTCTACGCCGCGCGCCAGGCCGCGCCCGGTCACCCGTTCGGCCCGGACACGCCGTGGCAGGGCGAGCTGGAGGACGCGTTCCCGTTCGTCGAGACCAACGACCAGCTGGCCGCCATCGACGAGGTCAAGTCCGACATGGAGCGCGGCGTCCCGATGGACCGCGTGATCTGCGGCGACGTCGGCTACGGCAAGACCGAGATCGCCGTGCGCGCGGCGTTCAAGGCGGTGCAGGACGGCAAGCAGGTCGCCGTGCTCGTGCCCACCACGCTGCTCGCGCAGCAGCACCTGAACACGTTCGCCGAGCGCATGCAGTCGTTCCCGGTGACCATCAAGGGGCTCTCGCGGTTCACCAACAAGGCCGAGTCCGACATCGTCCTGGAGCAGCTGGCCGAGGGTGAGGTCGACATCGTGATCGGCACGCACCGCCTGCTGCAGACCGGGATCCGCTACAAGGACCTCGGCCTCGTGATCGTCGACGAGGAGCAGCGGTTCGGCGTCGAGCACAAGGAGCACATCAAGGCGCTGCGCACGCACGTCGACGTGCTCACGATGTCCGCCACGCCCATCCCGCGCACGCTGGAGATGTCGCTGGCGGGCATCCGCGAGATGTCCACCATCCTGACGCCGCCGGAGGACCGGCACCCGATCCTCACCTACGTCGGCTCGTACGACGACAAGCAGGTCGGCGCCGCCGTCCGCCGCGAGCTGCTGCGCGACGGCCAGGTGTTCTACGTGCACAACCGGGTTTCGTCGATCGAGAAGGCCGCGCGGCGCATCCGCGAGCTGGTGCCGGAGGCGCGGGTGGTGACCGCGCACGGGCAGATGAACGAGGACAAGCTCGAGAAGATCATCCAGGGCTTCTGGGAGAACGAGTACGACGTGCTGGTGTGCACCACCATCGTCGAGACCGGGCTGGACATCTCCAACGCCAACACGCTGATCGTCGAGCGTGGTGACCTGCTCGGGCTCGCGCAGCTGCACCAGCTGCGTGGCCGCGTCGGGCGTGGCCGCGAGCGCGGGTACGCGTACTTCCTGTACCCGCCGGAAGCGCCGCTGACCGAGACGGCGCACGACCGGCTCGCCACCATCGCGCAGAACACCGAGCTGGGCGCGGGCATGGCCGTCGCGATGAAGGACCTGGAGATCCGCGGCGCGGGCAACATCCTGGGCGCGGAGCAGTCCGGCCACATCGCGGGCGTCGGGTTCGACCTGTACGTGCGGCTCGTCGGCGAGGCCGTGGACGCGTTCCGCCGGCACGCCGGCGCCGAGCCCGCGGAGGACGACGAGCTGGCCGAGGTCCGCGTCGACCTCCCGGTGGACGCTCACATCCCGCACGACTACGTGCCGGGGGAGCGGCTGCGCCTGGAGGCCTACCGCAAGATCGCGGCGGCCCCGGACACCGCGGGCCTCGACGCGGTCCGCGAGGAACTCGTCGACCGCTACGGCCAGCCGCCCGCGCCGGTCACCCGCCTGCTCGCCGTGGCGGCCTTCCGCCACACCTGCCGCGCGGCGGGCGTCACGGAGGTCGCGGTGCAGGGCAATACGATCCGCTTCGCCCCCCTGCCGCTGGCCGACTCACAACTGGTCCGCCTCAAGCGCCTCTACCCCAAGGCGACCTACAAGGCCATCACGAACACCGTCTCGGTCCCCAAGCCGACCGAAGGCCCCGCCGGCGGC
- a CDS encoding PQQ-dependent sugar dehydrogenase, producing MRLSGPALLVTLVVFASACSSPPGAAQPPPASAPVPPATTQAAGGFRVEEVAGGLEHGWDIGFLPGGAMLVTQRPGRLALVRGGRTTEVRADFSDVLVQGEGGLMGLALAADFASSREFTTCQTHQENGKAVDIRLVTWRLADDDASAAKVRDLLTGLPVNPSGRHSGCRPTLAPDGALLVGTGDTANPAVSQDRHRLGGKVLRINAKTGEPLPDNPFFSSADENERRVWTYGHRNIQGVAIRPGTGQVVTSEHGPTFDDEVNLIKRGGNYGWDPSKGGTDTTYDESVPMTDKKRFPDAVDPLWTTGSITEATSGDAFLTGEQWGVNNGALAVAALKGQKLLLLHLDAAANVTSVTLPKEFDDKFGRLRGVRSGPDGALYVTTSNGDNDKLLRVTPS from the coding sequence ATGCGCCTGTCCGGACCGGCCCTGCTCGTGACGCTCGTGGTGTTCGCTTCCGCCTGTTCCAGCCCGCCCGGGGCCGCCCAGCCGCCCCCGGCCAGCGCCCCAGTGCCGCCGGCCACCACGCAGGCAGCCGGCGGCTTCCGCGTCGAGGAGGTGGCCGGCGGGCTGGAGCACGGCTGGGACATCGGCTTCCTGCCCGGCGGCGCCATGCTCGTGACGCAACGCCCGGGCCGGCTGGCGCTGGTGCGCGGCGGCCGGACGACCGAGGTCCGCGCCGACTTCTCCGACGTCCTCGTGCAAGGCGAAGGCGGTCTGATGGGGCTGGCGCTCGCCGCGGACTTCGCGTCGTCGCGGGAGTTCACCACCTGCCAGACGCATCAGGAGAACGGCAAGGCCGTCGACATCCGGCTGGTCACCTGGCGGCTGGCCGACGACGACGCGAGCGCGGCGAAGGTGCGCGACCTGCTCACCGGCCTGCCGGTGAACCCGAGCGGACGGCACTCCGGCTGTCGCCCGACGCTCGCCCCGGACGGCGCGCTGCTCGTCGGCACCGGCGACACCGCGAACCCGGCGGTCTCGCAGGACCGGCACCGCCTCGGCGGCAAGGTGCTGCGGATCAACGCCAAGACCGGGGAACCGTTGCCGGACAACCCGTTCTTCTCCTCGGCCGACGAGAACGAGCGGCGGGTCTGGACCTACGGCCACCGCAACATCCAGGGCGTCGCCATCCGCCCCGGCACCGGGCAGGTGGTCACCTCGGAGCACGGGCCGACGTTCGACGACGAGGTCAACCTGATCAAGCGCGGCGGGAACTACGGCTGGGACCCGTCCAAGGGCGGCACCGACACGACCTATGACGAGAGCGTGCCGATGACGGACAAGAAGCGCTTCCCGGACGCCGTGGATCCACTGTGGACCACCGGCTCGATCACCGAGGCGACGAGCGGCGACGCGTTCCTCACCGGTGAGCAGTGGGGCGTGAACAACGGCGCGCTGGCCGTCGCCGCGCTGAAGGGCCAGAAGCTCCTGCTGCTGCACCTCGACGCCGCCGCGAACGTCACGAGCGTGACCCTGCCGAAGGAGTTCGACGACAAGTTCGGCCGCCTGCGCGGCGTGCGCAGCGGCCCGGACGGCGCGCTGTACGTGACGACTTCCAACGGCGACAACGACAAACTGCTGCGCGTAACGCCTTCCTGA
- a CDS encoding SDR family NAD(P)-dependent oxidoreductase, whose translation MSRDVVVTGGGTGIGYAVAARFARDGDRVTITGRREGVLTEAAALLGARAVVFDAADPTAVANALGELPETVDVLVNNAGGNTDFLRDDDADLAALDVAWTANFRANVFTAALITSGLRDRFADHGRVITIGSIAAHTGGGSYGWAKAAVEAWNTDVGRMLGPRGITANVVAPGLIVDTEFFHGKLTGERRARLVGNTMTKRAGVPEDVADVVAFLASPAAGHVTGQVVHVNGGAHLGR comes from the coding sequence ATGAGTCGAGACGTCGTGGTGACCGGCGGGGGCACGGGAATCGGGTACGCGGTGGCTGCCCGGTTCGCGCGGGACGGCGACCGCGTCACGATCACCGGCCGCCGGGAGGGCGTGCTCACCGAGGCCGCGGCCCTGCTCGGGGCCAGGGCAGTGGTCTTCGACGCGGCCGATCCCACGGCGGTCGCGAACGCGCTGGGGGAACTGCCCGAAACCGTCGACGTGCTGGTCAACAACGCCGGGGGGAACACCGATTTCCTCCGTGACGACGATGCCGACCTGGCCGCGCTCGACGTCGCCTGGACCGCGAACTTCCGGGCCAACGTGTTCACCGCCGCGCTGATCACCTCGGGCCTGCGCGACCGGTTCGCCGACCACGGCCGTGTGATCACCATCGGCTCCATCGCCGCGCACACCGGCGGCGGCTCGTACGGCTGGGCGAAGGCCGCCGTCGAGGCGTGGAACACCGACGTCGGGCGCATGCTCGGCCCGCGCGGCATCACCGCGAACGTGGTGGCGCCCGGCCTGATCGTCGACACGGAGTTCTTCCACGGCAAGCTCACCGGCGAGCGCCGTGCCCGGCTGGTCGGCAATACGATGACCAAGCGCGCCGGCGTCCCGGAGGACGTCGCCGACGTGGTCGCGTTCCTCGCGAGCCCCGCCGCCGGCCACGTGACCGGGCAGGTGGTGCACGTCAACGGCGGCGCCCACTTAGGTCGCTGA
- a CDS encoding MarR family winged helix-turn-helix transcriptional regulator codes for MDDRTREPENASSDEVDEIQRAWQREQPGAPVASIGVITRIWHIAKLLEDDRRATMLRLGVDATTRTLLSTLRRAGPPYRLTAGELAKRCRVSPGAISQQTARAEREGHVRRVKSTEDRRTVHVELTAAGHELIERTVTDLLEHEETLVSALTPAQRDQLADLLRVVLADLDHRAGLGSAS; via the coding sequence ATGGACGACCGTACCCGCGAGCCGGAAAACGCGTCAAGCGACGAGGTCGACGAGATCCAGCGCGCGTGGCAGCGCGAGCAGCCGGGCGCGCCCGTGGCGTCGATCGGCGTCATCACGCGGATCTGGCACATCGCGAAGCTGCTGGAGGACGACCGGCGCGCGACCATGCTGCGGCTCGGCGTGGACGCGACGACGCGGACGCTGCTGAGCACGCTGCGCCGCGCGGGGCCGCCGTACCGGCTGACGGCGGGCGAGCTGGCGAAGCGCTGCCGCGTCAGCCCCGGCGCCATTTCCCAGCAGACGGCCCGCGCCGAGCGCGAAGGCCACGTCCGCCGCGTCAAGTCCACAGAGGACCGTCGCACGGTGCACGTCGAGCTGACGGCGGCCGGGCACGAGCTGATCGAACGCACTGTCACGGATCTGCTGGAACACGAGGAGACGCTGGTCTCGGCCCTCACCCCGGCCCAGCGCGACCAGCTGGCGGACCTGTTGCGCGTCGTCCTCGCCGACCTCGACCACCGGGCGGGCCTAGGATCGGCGTCATGA
- a CDS encoding isochorismatase family protein, which yields MTEIDPGSSALLLIDLQERIVALPTTPLSGPEVVANAVRLRDAFAEAGGQVVIIQAVRPGSELAEGNDVLPEIKPRVGEKLVVKQTIGGFYGTDLHAHLRDAGVRTVVFGGIATEFGVESTLRAAADHGYTTIAVSDAMTGLSDISHESSLTKIFPRLGTVATTDEVLAALA from the coding sequence ATGACCGAGATCGACCCCGGCTCCTCCGCCCTCCTGCTCATCGACCTGCAGGAGCGGATCGTGGCCCTGCCGACGACCCCGCTGTCCGGCCCGGAGGTCGTGGCGAACGCCGTGCGCCTGCGCGACGCGTTCGCCGAGGCCGGCGGCCAGGTGGTGATCATCCAGGCGGTGCGGCCGGGCAGCGAGCTGGCCGAGGGCAACGACGTGCTGCCCGAGATCAAGCCGCGCGTCGGCGAGAAGCTGGTGGTCAAGCAGACCATCGGCGGCTTCTACGGCACCGACCTGCACGCCCACCTGCGCGACGCCGGCGTGCGCACGGTGGTGTTCGGCGGGATCGCCACGGAGTTCGGGGTGGAGTCGACGCTGCGCGCCGCCGCGGACCACGGTTACACGACCATCGCGGTGTCCGACGCGATGACCGGGCTTTCGGACATCTCGCACGAGTCGTCGCTGACGAAGATCTTCCCGCGGCTCGGCACGGTGGCGACCACCGACGAGGTACTGGCGGCGCTCGCGTGA
- a CDS encoding NUDIX hydrolase — MIDKIAWLHLVDGRVLSTLSKGKDTWYFPGGKREPGESDVETLVREIAEELTVALVPASISPAGAWEAQAHGRASGTVVRMTCYTAEYTGTLTPSSEIAELAWLGYADRPRVSAVDQLIFDDLHSQGLLH, encoded by the coding sequence GTGATCGACAAGATCGCCTGGCTGCACCTCGTCGACGGCCGGGTCCTCAGCACACTGTCGAAGGGCAAGGACACCTGGTACTTCCCCGGCGGCAAGCGCGAGCCGGGCGAGTCGGACGTCGAGACGCTGGTGCGCGAAATCGCCGAGGAGCTGACCGTGGCGCTGGTGCCCGCGTCCATTTCCCCGGCCGGCGCGTGGGAGGCGCAGGCGCACGGCCGCGCGTCCGGCACGGTGGTGCGGATGACCTGCTACACCGCCGAATACACCGGCACGCTCACGCCGAGCAGCGAAATAGCGGAACTCGCGTGGCTCGGTTATGCCGACCGCCCCCGCGTTTCCGCGGTCGACCAACTGATCTTCGACGACCTGCACTCACAAGGCCTGCTGCACTGA
- a CDS encoding TetR/AcrR family transcriptional regulator, translating to MTGSERRQQLLNVAMALFAEKGFDGTSVEEIAARANVSKPVVYEHFGGKEGIYAVVVDRETRVLLDRMVSTLHGGHPRVMLEQAACALLGYVEDSHDGFRILVRDSPVASSTGTFSTVLNDIASQVEHILAQQFAARGYEEKLSAVYAQALVGMVALTGQWWLDARKPKRDEVAAHLVNLAWNGLSHLEHKPKLLG from the coding sequence ATGACGGGCAGCGAGCGCCGGCAGCAATTGCTGAACGTGGCGATGGCGCTGTTCGCGGAAAAGGGCTTCGACGGCACTTCGGTGGAGGAGATCGCGGCTCGCGCCAACGTCTCCAAGCCGGTGGTGTACGAGCATTTCGGTGGCAAGGAAGGCATCTACGCGGTGGTCGTCGACCGCGAGACGCGCGTCCTGCTCGACCGCATGGTCTCCACGCTGCACGGCGGCCACCCGCGCGTGATGCTGGAACAGGCGGCCTGCGCGCTGCTCGGCTACGTCGAGGACTCCCACGACGGCTTCCGCATCCTGGTCCGCGACTCCCCGGTGGCCAGCTCCACCGGCACGTTTTCCACTGTGCTGAACGACATCGCCAGCCAGGTGGAGCACATCCTCGCGCAGCAGTTCGCGGCGCGCGGGTACGAGGAGAAGCTGTCGGCCGTCTACGCCCAGGCCTTGGTCGGCATGGTCGCCCTGACCGGCCAATGGTGGCTCGACGCCCGCAAGCCGAAGCGCGACGAAGTGGCGGCGCACCTGGTGAACCTGGCCTGGAACGGGTTGTCCCACTTGGAACACAAGCCCAAACTGCTGGGCTGA
- a CDS encoding acyl-CoA desaturase: MTATLDRSQPAGEPPAPKGPKPIIDGHRSIGVQFSVYFGVIAPLVALLVAVPFAWGWGLSWVDVGLFVVFYGISGLGITVAYHRYFTHGSFKAQKWLRVVLAIAGSIALQGPVITWVADHRRHHAFSDRDGDPHSPWAFGTSPMAIAKGFWHAHMGWLFERDTSNQGRFAPDLVKDTAIRKVDDLFWLWALVSLMLPALLGGLISWSLWGAVTAFFWAGLVRICVLHHVTWSVNSICHMIGERPFNARDKSANFWPLAIFSFGESWHNLHHADPTSARHGVKRGQIDMSARLIWIFEKFGWVHDVRWPTPQRLARIAAEAK; the protein is encoded by the coding sequence ATGACGGCCACCCTTGACCGTTCCCAGCCCGCTGGAGAGCCACCGGCCCCGAAGGGGCCAAAACCGATCATCGACGGCCACCGGTCGATCGGGGTCCAGTTCTCGGTGTACTTCGGCGTGATCGCGCCGCTGGTGGCGCTGCTGGTCGCCGTCCCGTTCGCCTGGGGCTGGGGCCTGAGCTGGGTCGACGTCGGGCTGTTCGTGGTGTTCTACGGGATCAGCGGGCTCGGCATCACCGTCGCCTACCACCGGTACTTCACGCACGGCTCGTTCAAGGCCCAGAAGTGGCTGCGCGTCGTGCTGGCCATCGCGGGCAGCATCGCCCTGCAGGGCCCGGTGATCACCTGGGTGGCGGACCACCGTCGGCACCACGCGTTCTCCGACCGTGACGGCGACCCGCACTCCCCGTGGGCGTTCGGCACCTCGCCGATGGCCATCGCCAAGGGCTTCTGGCACGCGCACATGGGCTGGCTGTTCGAGCGCGACACGAGCAACCAGGGGCGGTTCGCGCCCGATCTGGTCAAGGACACCGCCATCCGCAAGGTGGACGACCTGTTCTGGCTCTGGGCACTGGTCAGCCTGATGCTGCCGGCGCTGCTGGGCGGCCTGATCTCGTGGTCGCTGTGGGGCGCGGTCACCGCGTTCTTCTGGGCCGGCCTGGTGCGCATCTGCGTGCTGCACCACGTGACCTGGTCGGTCAACTCGATCTGCCACATGATCGGCGAGCGCCCGTTCAACGCGCGGGACAAGTCGGCCAACTTCTGGCCGCTGGCGATCTTCTCCTTCGGCGAGTCCTGGCACAACCTGCACCACGCCGACCCGACGTCCGCGCGGCACGGCGTGAAGCGCGGCCAGATCGACATGTCCGCCCGGCTGATCTGGATCTTCGAGAAGTTCGGCTGGGTGCACGACGTGCGCTGGCCGACCCCGCAGCGGCTGGCGCGGATCGCCGCCGAAGCGAAGTAG
- a CDS encoding GGDEF domain-containing protein, with translation MRLTDEASDDTGARRPTLAEMSDAWLVGRGRELIAAVQRQPHEQQLEIVAIMDELLEETLRRGEPTLVAQLLRASAFARLVTRGLAAEAEPRLDEMLAHTRRHGLSLLRADAHALRGRRLVLAAQEDAALTEIARALAILDDSTIPDRQIGVRNWNRMLSNALLDCWIVLNQLGVYEAAEEVLGRAHQAIRESASPHEITLQLLNRVRLMLGWGLRLERIEQYDEASEKFRTAASMAVAAEGPFAESLFPRKAGVAAVDQVGVLASALALHNPSEDHVARLRELNSGQQFPHEQEIVAIALARCLDRSDRRDEALQVLRDVRAAMTEDLSQPSMRLNVARELARLDTARDFPSGSSQSMIDYATTLEAEMWTLRESQIATLNARREHERLSAEHGAITQQALQDPLTGLPNRRALDERLRTLASSADAQPLAVGLVDLDGFKGVNDKQSHAEGDNVLRVVASTLRDALRGDDVVARYGGDEFVVLLPGAPASAAKMALGRAVNSVAHLPHHLSHGVTLSIGLVSLRPQERAEQVLARADAAMYQAKRGGGNQVASANSMATDAGAGWPDGTSPTDPAWDAEDPT, from the coding sequence GTGCGGCTGACCGACGAAGCGAGCGACGACACTGGAGCCAGGCGCCCGACTCTCGCCGAGATGTCCGACGCCTGGCTGGTCGGCCGCGGCCGTGAGCTGATCGCGGCGGTCCAGCGGCAGCCACACGAGCAGCAGCTCGAAATCGTCGCGATCATGGACGAGCTGCTCGAAGAGACCCTGCGCCGCGGCGAGCCGACGCTGGTCGCGCAGCTGCTGCGCGCGTCCGCCTTCGCCCGCTTGGTCACGCGCGGCCTGGCCGCCGAGGCCGAGCCGCGGCTCGACGAGATGCTCGCGCACACCCGCCGCCACGGCCTTTCGCTGCTGCGCGCCGACGCGCACGCCCTGCGCGGGCGCCGTCTGGTGCTGGCCGCGCAGGAGGACGCGGCGCTCACCGAGATCGCCCGCGCGCTGGCGATCCTCGACGATTCCACCATCCCGGACCGCCAGATCGGTGTCCGCAACTGGAACCGCATGCTGTCCAACGCACTGCTCGACTGCTGGATCGTGCTCAACCAGCTCGGCGTCTACGAGGCCGCCGAGGAGGTTCTCGGCCGCGCGCACCAGGCGATCCGCGAGAGTGCGAGCCCGCACGAGATCACCCTGCAGCTGCTGAACCGGGTGCGGTTGATGCTGGGCTGGGGCCTGCGGCTGGAGCGCATCGAGCAGTACGACGAAGCCAGTGAGAAGTTCCGCACGGCCGCGTCGATGGCGGTGGCGGCCGAGGGCCCGTTCGCCGAGTCGCTGTTCCCGCGCAAGGCCGGCGTCGCGGCCGTCGACCAGGTCGGTGTGCTCGCGTCCGCGCTCGCGCTGCACAACCCCAGTGAAGACCACGTGGCGCGCCTGCGGGAGCTGAACAGCGGCCAGCAGTTCCCGCACGAGCAGGAGATCGTCGCCATCGCGCTGGCCCGCTGCCTGGACCGGTCCGACCGCCGGGACGAGGCGCTGCAGGTACTGCGCGACGTCCGCGCCGCGATGACCGAGGACCTGTCGCAGCCGTCGATGCGGCTCAACGTGGCCCGCGAGCTCGCGCGCCTGGACACCGCGCGGGACTTCCCTTCGGGCTCCAGCCAGTCGATGATCGACTACGCCACCACGCTCGAAGCCGAGATGTGGACGCTGCGCGAGTCGCAGATCGCCACGCTGAACGCCCGCCGCGAGCACGAGCGCCTCTCCGCCGAGCACGGCGCGATCACCCAGCAGGCGCTGCAGGACCCGCTCACCGGGCTGCCGAACCGCCGCGCGCTGGACGAGCGCCTGCGCACGCTGGCGTCCTCGGCCGACGCGCAGCCGCTGGCCGTCGGGCTGGTCGACCTCGACGGTTTCAAGGGAGTCAACGACAAGCAGTCGCACGCCGAGGGCGACAACGTGCTCCGTGTTGTCGCGAGCACGCTTCGTGACGCGCTGCGCGGTGACGACGTGGTGGCGCGCTACGGCGGCGACGAGTTCGTCGTGCTGCTCCCGGGCGCACCGGCCTCGGCGGCGAAGATGGCGCTGGGCCGCGCAGTGAACTCCGTCGCACATCTGCCGCATCACCTTTCGCACGGCGTCACGCTGTCGATCGGGCTGGTGTCGCTGCGGCCGCAGGAACGGGCCGAGCAGGTGCTCGCGCGCGCGGATGCCGCTATGTACCAGGCGAAACGCGGCGGCGGCAACCAGGTGGCCTCGGCCAACTCGATGGCCACCGACGCGGGCGCCGGCTGGCCCGACGGGACCAGCCCGACCGACCCCGCGTGGGACGCCGAAGACCCCACGTAG